From the Lactuca sativa cultivar Salinas chromosome 9, Lsat_Salinas_v11, whole genome shotgun sequence genome, the window TTCTGTGGTGTTAGATCGAGACAAGAAGGAAGGAAATCGTCCGATGATTGCAAATCTGTCAAGGAAGTTGAAGCTATTGCGACTGGTGATCCTCTGGTCTCATTGCCCTTTTCGCCGAAAGCAAATCGAGGAATGTAGGAAGAAGCAGATGCGGCAATTGGTGGTTATTGTCGACAACAGGGGTGACAAGGGGTTGCTCCAACAGCTCCTCTTGCTTCTTCTTTCCTGATAAAACGCGAAGGAAATGGGTGTTTGGGTGTAGCTTCTCCGTGTGCTCCGGTCAACAGGAAGAAGAGGGCAAGAGCTTGTTGCCTCTTTGATCTCGCCGGAAAAAGAAAACAATCACCACCGGTGGTGTGTTTCTTGATAGCAAggaggaagaaaaagaaaaagaaagagaaaTGAAGGATTGTATAgagcattattattattattattattattattattatctatcACTAgaaggtaaaatggtcattttacattAGTCAGCCTATTaagtcagatgtacaatcaaacaatatGGTTTTTTACTCGGTTAGAAATtgttactcaaaattttccaataAATACTTTCTCAATCGAACAACTATCAAACATGACCTAAGTCAATTCACGAATTTTCTGTTACTCAACATTCAAGACCTTGTTAAAATATGAGATATCATATCAGTTTTTGTAACAAGAAACTCCTTCACCAATCATTTATTTAAAAAGCACCATGACGATTTCTACATCATCTATTTTCATACTCATTTCTCGTTTTATAAACAAGAAAATATCATCTTTGTGCCTTTGTACAAGTAATTTTACATGCCAACATTTTCTATTAATTTTGGAAGTCACGGGAAACCATTAACAGAAAATCCTCCATCAACAAGAATTGTCTGACCAGTGATGTAAGAAGCAGCAGGTAGACAAAGGAACGCCACCATTGATGACACTTCATTCGCTTCAGCAATGCGTTTCAAAGGTGTTTTTGACACCAATGTATTTATAAACTCGTCATGATTATTAAACAACTACACAACACAAAATAAATTCTTACGATAGGATCAGAAAATGTCAATAAATATAACAATTAAAAAGAAGGCTAGGATTGAGTTATATTACACGTTCCACAAGTGGGGTCCTAGTGCACCCTGGAGCTACACTATTACTCCGAATGTTATCTTTAGCCCATTCACAAGCTAAATTCTTACCAAGTTGATTCATAGCAGCTATGAACAGAAAATGGAAGCTTAAAACTTCTTGTAACACCAATTACAATGATCGATCAGgaaaatcaaaccatattaccTTTAGTGGGTCCGTAGATAGATGTGTAATTAACATGAACAGAACCTGCAACAGAGGAAATGAAGACAATGCTTCCAAATCCAGAAGCTTTTAAAAGAGGATGTGAAAGTTGAGAGATATGGTAACAAGATTCCAAATTGGTAGCCATGATCAGGGAATACTCTTCTGCAGTATACTCCAAATTAGGTTTCACTATGTTGGTCCCAACGTTGTTTATCTACAGTTTTGGAAGTATGTATAATCATTTGTAAGAATACAATTAGTAACACAAGAATGAACGTGTTTGTTTCAATATATGATGAAACATGATGTATGGAAGAATTCCCCAATTTATCGCTGAAATAAAATCAAAAGAACTTACTACAATGTTGAGCTTTCCATTGAAGATAGAGGAGACTTTTTCTAGAAGCTGTTCACGTTGAGGACGAGAAGCTGCATCGCAGATGGATCCGGTGACGGTGAAGCCCTTGGAAGACCATTCTTGTAAGCGTTGGTTGAGCTCAGCCTCGTTGCGAGAGCAGGTGTGTACTGCCGCCCCTAACTCCGCCAGTTCCTCCACCACAGCGTAGCCGATTCCATGTGTACCACCGGTAACGAGAGCCGTCATTCCGGCGAGAGACCATCTGGAGTTTCTAGTTTCTGAACTGCTCTCCGCCGCTGCCACCGTCGTCATTTTATCATATTGTTTTGAAATATTGCAGTGGATTATCGATATGTTCGACAAGATGACTAATTTCACTCCTTCCGATTTGTTACAAGCAGATCAGGGGAGTTGCTGTATGGTCCAGATTCTTCCCACTCAATCGACGCCTTTTTTTTTCCGTGCGTATCACGTATCTTTTTACGTATTTTATTTGAACTTTTTGCATTGCTGTCGTAGGGACCTAAGTAGGGCTCGTTTTTTGGGTAGGACCATAGAATGATAGAATGGATGGATTCCCATCTTATCCTACctttcattattttttatttatttatatatttatttttgcaaatgaaaccttttttttaccattttatatctttatgtttttttaatttactgtttattgtttattattttGTATTGTAACTTATGTTTAATTTTATATCGTTTGAACAAAAAATTGAATGCTtgaattttttttcatgttttaaaattataaattaaaattatgttctattttgtgggatcttaggatcTCGATCCCGACCTTACAATTCTGATATTGCAAACCGAAAAACGATCCTATGTAGGATCCCGATCTTAACAACTTTACAAATTATctatttgttttattaaaaaatattccCTTAAActcttttttatatataattaaccatAATCTTATTTTTATACATATCGTCGGCTACTGAATTCTTTTAttctaatttttattaaaaaattgaCCATGCTTGGTATCAAACTTGAAACCGCAACCAAGGGAACTACCCATTGTACCATTAAGTCGCCAATATGCGTTTACGATTTTTAATCTTCTTTAATATAATACTCACTTCTTCCCAAAATTATGAAAAACATACAAATTACGAAAACATTGATTACTACtcattttattaaatgaaatgaaaattatactatttttcatttaattacatccttttgttgcatttaattcaataataagTTAATCAAtaatgaagggtattttggtaattgtgatatttgtttttaaaaatatactattattttgggacaaaccaaaaaggaaacatGAACTATTAATATGGGACGAATGAAGTATATTGTTAGAAGATCTGCTAAGCGTTATAGGAAGACTAATAATAATAATCGAGACAAGAATCAAACGTAGGTCTCTTCATAATTAGGGTCGGTCCAAGCCGATTTTAAACTTcggacaatatatatatatatatatatatatatatatatatatatatatatatatatatatatatatatatatatatatatatatatatatatatatatatggcctttaagttaaaaaaataaaagtagtAAAAGAAAGTGCatggttttttttgttttgtttttcttgaATGGGCCCTTCTTATAAATTTATCCTTACATTCTTTTTGTAATTTTAGTTGTTTggctttttttgtttttgttttctccTTTTTTCAATATCATATAAATGTTTATTAAGCAAATTGTTattattttaaacttataaaacaaTTAAAGAAAATAAGTAAAGGAAATGAAAACCACCTGGTTCTTAATCGTtgtctaggacccaacaacaaGGATTTCAAAACTTATATGATGTTGAAGTTTCAAGTTAtcaacaaaaatttcaaaaagaaaatgcttaagttaattttttttatcaaaaaactaACATGAAAGAATTAAAGAACAATAACGAAATCTTACAAATTACATGAATCATAAATGCAAATCAACGATTCTACCTGAAATCAGATTAACACGAATACAAGATTGATAG encodes:
- the LOC111885185 gene encoding tropinone reductase homolog At5g06060, with product MTTVAAAESSSETRNSRWSLAGMTALVTGGTHGIGYAVVEELAELGAAVHTCSRNEAELNQRLQEWSSKGFTVTGSICDAASRPQREQLLEKVSSIFNGKLNIVINNVGTNIVKPNLEYTAEEYSLIMATNLESCYHISQLSHPLLKASGFGSIVFISSVAGSVHVNYTSIYGPTKAAMNQLGKNLACEWAKDNIRSNSVAPGCTRTPLVERLFNNHDEFINTLVSKTPLKRIAEANEVSSMVAFLCLPAASYITGQTILVDGGFSVNGFP